In Daphnia magna isolate NIES linkage group LG6, ASM2063170v1.1, whole genome shotgun sequence, the following are encoded in one genomic region:
- the LOC116934566 gene encoding uncharacterized protein LOC116934566 produces the protein MAFKRKYCFEIFCQRPIKIKERASTYSSYKSHNTGYGGRCSDKYIVEDSGFLENLIYGDLVMADRGFTIHETFALQNATLAIPSFLGKQTQLSNKEVEDSRGLARIIVHVERVIGATKQRFSILQGPIHRSTLAVCKDDNSALIDKIVMVYVA, from the exons ATGGCCTTCAAGAGAAAAT ATTGCTTCGAGATTTTTTGTCAACGTCCAATTAAAATCAAGGAGAGGGCATCTACTTACTCGTCATACAAATCGCACAACACC GGATATGGAGGGCGTTGTAGTGACAAGTACATAGTTGAAGACTCTGGATTCTTGGAAAACTTAATATATGGGGATTTGGTCATGGCTGATCGTGGATTCACTATTCATGAAACATTTGCCTTACAAAATGCAACTCTTGCGAttccttcttttcttggtaAACAAACACAGCTGTCAAACAAAGAAGTTGAGGATTCGAGAGGACTTGCAAGGATAATAGTACATGTAGAGAGAGTTATAGGTGCAACCAAACAAAGATTCAGTATTCTGCAAGGTCCTATTCATCGTTCAACTCTTGCAGTTTGTAAAGATGATAACTCCGCATTAATTGATAAGATTGTAATGGTATATGTTGCTTGA
- the LOC116926910 gene encoding uncharacterized protein LOC116926910 isoform X2, with translation MGSSFQTTMLGYLRTLLGEVCNHVAGLLQVCMVSSQINEQISCTEQLCTWSGTYSKPDVFKKITDMGAVCMEKLPKINVPSKEDITLLLSKLEEMPGKPTGILLVTDNSKNFIHPALTITLPKPIGSMFKMDLMGCSLTQLVEKSNELYSQISISFEQREAISSLTLNQSDSKNWFRYTAYRITASKFKCVLKTSIEKPSISLIKEICYLEAFKFTSEATSWGLKKESVALEAFEENLNHINEHPGFTLSRAGALISTAFPFLAASPDAIFSCPCHGSGVIEIKCPFKFKNGLISTAAKTKGFPLIYNEETRMYSMDQDHAYYFQVQLQLCFFCGLYRFGSGL, from the exons ATGGGCAGCAGTTTCCAAACAACTATGCTCGGTTATTTGCGAACATT ATTGGGAGAAGTGTGTAACCATGTTGCTGGCCTCCTTCAAGTTTGCATGGTGTCGTCACAAATAAACGAACAAATAAGCTGCACTGAGCAGCTGTGCACTTGGTCGGGAACTTATTCCAAGCCG GAtgtattcaaaaaaataacagaCATGGGTGCCGTATGCATGGAGAAATTGCCAAAAATTAATGTTCCATCTAAAGAGGACATCACATTGCTTCTATCGAAACTTGAAGAGATGCCGGGTAAACCGACAGGAATTTTATTGGTTACCGATAACTCAAAAAATTTCATCCATCCAGCGTTAACAATAACCTTGCCGAAACCAATTGGCTCAATGTTTAAGATGGATCTTATGGGATGCTCGTTGACACAGCTAGTGGAAAAAAGTAATGAGCTTTACAGCCAAATTTCAATATCGTTTGAGCAACGAGAAGCTATTTCATCATTAACACTGAATCAAAGTGATAGTAAAAATTGGTTTCGGTACACAGCATATCGAATAACAGCTTCGAAATTCAAGTGTGTGCTAAAAACAAGTATTGAGAAACCATCCATTTctttaataaaagaaatttgcTACCTAGAAGCTTTTAAATTTACAAGTGAAGCGACAAG tTGGGGCTTGAAAAAAGAGTCAGTAGCCTTGGAGGCATTTGAAGAAAACTTGAACCATATCAATGAACATCCTGGATTTACTCTCTCAAGAGCAGGTGCACTCATTTCAACTGCATTCCCATTCCTTGCTGCATCACCCGATGCTATATTTAGTTGTCCGTGTCATGGCAGCGGAGTTATCGAAATAAAGTGCCCGTTCAAATTTAAGAACGGATTGATAAGCACAGCAGCCAAAACTAAAGGTTTTCCTTTGATTTACAACGAAGAGACCAGAATGTACTCAATGGACCAAGATCATGCATACTACTTTCAAGTTCAGCTCCAGCTTTGCTTTTTTTGTGGTTTATACCGCTTTGGATCTGGTTTATGA
- the LOC116926910 gene encoding uncharacterized protein LOC116926910 isoform X1, whose amino-acid sequence MAIVLATQVVLLKAKVSPSQALSESPHKPWAAVSKQLCSVICEHCTCAAGLGEVCNHVAGLLQVCMVSSQINEQISCTEQLCTWSGTYSKPDVFKKITDMGAVCMEKLPKINVPSKEDITLLLSKLEEMPGKPTGILLVTDNSKNFIHPALTITLPKPIGSMFKMDLMGCSLTQLVEKSNELYSQISISFEQREAISSLTLNQSDSKNWFRYTAYRITASKFKCVLKTSIEKPSISLIKEICYLEAFKFTSEATSWGLKKESVALEAFEENLNHINEHPGFTLSRAGALISTAFPFLAASPDAIFSCPCHGSGVIEIKCPFKFKNGLISTAAKTKGFPLIYNEETRMYSMDQDHAYYFQVQLQLCFFCGLYRFGSGL is encoded by the exons ATGGCAATTGTTCTGGCAACCCAAGTCGTATTGCTGAAGGCCAAG GTCTCACCTTCTCAAGCATTAAGTGAGAGCCCACACAAGCCATGGGCAGCAGTTTCCAAACAACTATGCTCGGTTATTTGCGAACATTGTACGTGTGCTGCTGG ATTGGGAGAAGTGTGTAACCATGTTGCTGGCCTCCTTCAAGTTTGCATGGTGTCGTCACAAATAAACGAACAAATAAGCTGCACTGAGCAGCTGTGCACTTGGTCGGGAACTTATTCCAAGCCG GAtgtattcaaaaaaataacagaCATGGGTGCCGTATGCATGGAGAAATTGCCAAAAATTAATGTTCCATCTAAAGAGGACATCACATTGCTTCTATCGAAACTTGAAGAGATGCCGGGTAAACCGACAGGAATTTTATTGGTTACCGATAACTCAAAAAATTTCATCCATCCAGCGTTAACAATAACCTTGCCGAAACCAATTGGCTCAATGTTTAAGATGGATCTTATGGGATGCTCGTTGACACAGCTAGTGGAAAAAAGTAATGAGCTTTACAGCCAAATTTCAATATCGTTTGAGCAACGAGAAGCTATTTCATCATTAACACTGAATCAAAGTGATAGTAAAAATTGGTTTCGGTACACAGCATATCGAATAACAGCTTCGAAATTCAAGTGTGTGCTAAAAACAAGTATTGAGAAACCATCCATTTctttaataaaagaaatttgcTACCTAGAAGCTTTTAAATTTACAAGTGAAGCGACAAG tTGGGGCTTGAAAAAAGAGTCAGTAGCCTTGGAGGCATTTGAAGAAAACTTGAACCATATCAATGAACATCCTGGATTTACTCTCTCAAGAGCAGGTGCACTCATTTCAACTGCATTCCCATTCCTTGCTGCATCACCCGATGCTATATTTAGTTGTCCGTGTCATGGCAGCGGAGTTATCGAAATAAAGTGCCCGTTCAAATTTAAGAACGGATTGATAAGCACAGCAGCCAAAACTAAAGGTTTTCCTTTGATTTACAACGAAGAGACCAGAATGTACTCAATGGACCAAGATCATGCATACTACTTTCAAGTTCAGCTCCAGCTTTGCTTTTTTTGTGGTTTATACCGCTTTGGATCTGGTTTATGA